In Beutenbergia cavernae DSM 12333, the DNA window TCGTACGGGGCGGCCGCCGGCCAGCCGAGCGTGTGGGGTGGGGCGACGTGGACGACGACGGCGACGCCGGACGCCGGGTCCGGCGTCGTTCGCGTGGCCGGCTCGTGCGCTGACGTCTCGTCGTCGAGAAGACCCGCGTGCGCGAGGGCGGCGCGGGACGTCGCGACGAGCTCCTCCTCGAGGTCGACGCCGACGACGGCGCCGTCCGGCGCCACGAGATGCGCCAGCAGGGCGGTGGTCCACCCGGACCCGGACCCGACGTCGAGCACGCGGTGGCCGGGCCGCGGGTCGAGCAGCAGGAGCATGTCGCGGACGGTGCGCGGCTGGCTGCACGTGGCGCCGTGGCCGATCGGGAGCGGGGCGTCGTCGCCGGCGCGGTGGCGCAGCTGACGCGGGAGGAACGGCGCGCGGCGGACGGCGGCGAACGCGTCGTCCACGCGCCGTTCCCGTTCGGCCGTCCGGTCGGCGGCTGCGGCCATCCTCCATCGTGCGCCCGCGCGGAGGTCGGTGCATGCCGGGGGCGGGCGAGGACGGCGCCCGTGCCGGCAGGAGCTCGAACGCGGGCCGCGAGGCGGTCGGCGGAGGGCTCTACGATCGGCGGATGTCGACGCCGTCGGACCTCCGCCCCCTGCACCGCACCGCCGTCACCATCAGCGTGGACATCGTCTCGCGCGTGAGGGCGGACGACCTCGACCGGCCCACGCCGTGCGGGGACTGGACGCTGAGGGACCTGCTCGCCCACATGACCGTGCAGCACCTCGGGTTCGCCGCCGCGGCCCGCGGCCACGGCGGTGACCCCGGTCTGTGGGACGCGAACCCGGACGAGCCGGACCCGGTCGGTGCGTACGCCACGGCCGCCGCGGACGTGCTCGACGCGTTCGCCGCCGACGACGTCCTCACCGCCGAGCTCGAGCTTCCCGAGTTCGCTCCCGTCACCCGTTACCCGGGCGCCCAGGCGATCGGGTTCCACTTCATCGACTACGTCGCCCACGGCTGGGACGTCGCGGCGACGCTGGGCGTGCCGTACGAGATTCCCGACGACGTCGCGGCCGCCGTCCTGCCGCTCGCGCTCCAGGTGCCGAACGGTGCCGGCCGCGGAGCGCCCGGTGCGGCGTTCGCCGCGGCGATCGAGTCGGGCGACGGCAGCAGCGACCTGGACCGCTTCCTGCTGTGGCTCGGCCGCGACCCCGCCTGGCGCCCGTGACGTCTCCTGCGCCGCCGGGCCGCGATCACCAACCGAGCGTTCCGGGCGGCCGGGCGTCTCAGACGACGCCGGCCTCGCGCGCCAGCAGCGCCGCCTGCACGCGCGAGCTGCACCCCAGCTTGGCGAGCACGCGGGAGACGTGCGTCTTCGCCGTCGCCTCCGTGATGACGAGCTCGCGCGCGATGCCCGCGTTCGAGAGCCCGCGCCCGAGGCAGGCGAGCACGTCGCGCTCGCGGTCGGTCAGCTCGGCCAGGCCGTGCGGGACCGCCGGGTCGTCCGAGCCTCCGGGCGCCGGCCCGCGGGCGACGGCGTCGAGCACCCGCCGCGTGACCTCCGGCGCCAGGGCACCCTCGCCCGCCGCGACCCGGCGTACGGCGTCGAGCAGAGCCGGCGCGTCGGTCGTCTTGAGCAGGAACCCGGCGGCGCCCGCGCGGAGAGCCGCGAACACGTACTCGTCGAGGTCGAACGTGGTGAGGACGACGACGTCGGCCAGGCCTTCTCCGACGATCGTCTCCGTGGCGGCGATGCCGTCGGTCCCGGGCATGCGCACGTCCATGAGCACGACGTCGGGACGGAGTGCGCGGACGTTCGTGACGGCGGCGGCGCCGTCGGCCGCCTCGCCGACGACCTCGACGTCGCCCGCCTGCTCGAGCATGAGCCGGAGGCCGGCGCGGATCGCGGCGTGGTCGTCGGCGAGCAGGACGCGGATCGGGGTCGACACGCGTTCGAGCGTAGCCGCGGCGCTGCGGACCTCACGTGCCAGGATGCTCGCCGAGGAGGCACATGTCTGACGACGTCCCCGCGCCCGAGACGCGATCGGGCCGGCCGGAGTGGTGGAGCCTCGCCGCGGCGATCATCCTCAGCGCGGCGACAGTGGCCTCGGCGTGGAGCGGGTACGAGGCGTCCCGCTGGGCCGGGGAGAGCGTCCGGTGGAACAGGTCGGCCACGGTCGCCCGGTTCGACGCGACGGCGCAGCTCGCCGCCGCCGACAGTCAACGCATCACCGACGTCGAGGTGTTCGGCACCTGGTTGACGGCCGAGGTGGCCGGTGACGACGCCCTGGCCGACGCCGTCCGCGAGCGCTTCCGGCCGGAGTTCGTGCCGGCGTTCGACGCCTGGTTCGCCACCACCGACGACGGGCTCCCGCCGGGCTCGCCGTTCGAGCGGGACGAGTACGTCCTCGCCGCGCAGGAGCAGGCGGACGGCTTCGTCGCCGAGGCCGAACGGAACGCCCTGCGCGCCGACGACGCCAGCGGGCTGTCCACGGACTACGTGCTGGTCGCCGTGCTGTACGCCTCGGTGCTCTTCCTGGCCGGGATCGCGTCGAAGCTGCGCAACGAGCGCGTCGCGCACCTGATGGTCGCGCTGGCCGCCCTCGTGTTCGTGGGTGCGGCGATCGCGATGCTCAGCCTGCCCATCACGTTCGGCTCCTGACGTCCGCCGGCGGGAGCGGGAGCCGAGCCCGCACGACCCACGTGCCGCCGTCGTCCGCGATCCCCGCCGTGACGGTGCCGCCCAGCGGCGTCGCGCGCTCGTTCATCCCGATGACGCCGTGGCCCCCGGTGGCCGTGGGCACGCCGGGGCGCGCGCGGTTGCTCACGTCGATCTCGAGGGTCGCGGCGTCGACAGTGAGGCTCAGCTCGGCCTGCGGGCTCGCCCCGTGCTTCGCCACGTTCGTCAGGCACTCCTGCACGATGCGATAGGCGGTCTGGTCGACGGCGCGCGGCAGCCCGTGCTCCTGCAGGCTGGCCTCGCCGGTCACCCGGACGGCGACGGCGCCGCCGAGCAGCGCGGGCAGGTCCTGCGTGAGGCGGGGTGGTGTCGTGCGCTGCTCGTCGGGGTCGTCGTCGCTCTCGCGGGCCCGCAGGATCTCGATGAGGGTGCGCATCTCGGCGAGCGCCGCAAGGCCGCCGGCGCGCACGGCGGTGAGGGCGGCGCGGTCCCGCTCGTGGTCGGGCGGGGCGGCCAGGGCGGCCTCCGCATGGATGACGACGGCGGAGACCTCGCCCGCGACGGCGTCGTGCAGGTCGCGTGCCATGCGGGTGCGTTCCGCCTCGACGGCGCTCGTGCGCTCGGCCGCTGCGAGCCGCTCGAGGCTCTCGGCCCGCTCGATCTCGAGTCGCGCCCGCTCCTCGGCAGCGGCGGCGAGCTCGGCCGCCTGCCGCACGCTGGAGGCCCACCAGATCGGCAGGCCGAGGAGCCCGCCGGTCTGCAGGCCGAGCGCGAGGACGTCCCGCAGCTCGTTCCCGCCGCGGACGGAGGCCAGGACGATGCCGACCACGATCACGCCCGCGGCCAGGTGGACGGAGCGGCGCAGGCGGGTCCCACCGAAGCGTTCGGCGGCGTAGATCGCGTCGAACAGGACGAGGGTCACGGCGAAGGACCCGCCGAGGATCGCGTCCGCGATGAACACGACCGTCGCGACGCCGAGCGTGAAGCCCGGGCGCCGGCGCCGCACCGTCATGGCCGCGCAGCCGACGGCGAGCGGGACCAGGTGCCACGCGGGCGCGACACCGCGTCCGGGTCCCCAGACGTCCACGAGACCGAGGGCGATCGTCAGGGCTCCGAGCCCGAACAGCCAGACGGCCGTCGTCGGCCCGGCGTCTTCACCGAGGTCGCGCCACGCGCGCCGAAGCCACACCACCGCACCTCCCAGGGCCTGTGCCATGAGGGTCATCCCAGCACAGGGCGCGGCGGGGCGGATCCGTCGAACGAGTGACCTCACCGCACGGGCGGCCCGCGCCCGGCCCCGCTAGGGTTCCAGCACCGACCGCCGGACGTGCGAGGGGGTGCCGTGACCCAGGACCGGCCGCGAGCGCTCGTGCTGGAGGACGACGCCGACGCCGCCGAGTTCACCCGGATCGCGCTGGAGCGGTTCGGTGGGATGGACGTCGCCGTCGTGGGTACCGCCGGCGACGCCCTCCGGCTGCTGCGGGAGCAGCACTTCGACATCCTCGTCAGCGACATCGAGCTGCCGGGGCGCTCGGGCCTGGAGATCCTGCCCGAGGTCCGCATGATCGACCCGACGCTGCCCGTCATGGTCATCACGGCGCACGGCAGCGTGAGTCACGCCGTCGAGGCGCTCCGGAAGAGCGCCGACGAGTTCCTCGTCAAGCCCGTGACGGCCATGCAGATCGTGGAGCGGGCCACCGAGCTCGTGCGGTCGGGACGGGAGCGCGATGCCGCAGGGCGCGAGGCGGTCCTCGCGATCGGCGCGCATCCGGACGACGTCGAGATCGGCGTCGGTGCGACTCTGGCGGCGCATGCCGCGGCAGGCGACCGTCTGACGATCCTGACGCTGTCCCCGGGCGCCGTCGGCGGCGAGGTGACCCTCCGGCACGCGGAGGCGCTCGAGGCGGCGGCCGTCGTCGGGGCACGCCTGGTCCATCTCGCGTTCCCGGACACCCGGCTGGATCCCGCCGACGGTCTCATCACGGCGATCGAGGAGGTTGTCGCCGACGTGCGGCCGGACCGCGTCTACACGCACACGTCCCACGACCGGCACCAGGACCACCGCGCGGTGCACGAGGCGGTGCAGGTCGCGGCGCGCCAGGTGCCGAGCCTGTGGTGCTACCAGAGCCCGTCGTCGACCGTGCAGTTCCAGCCCAACAGGTTCGTCGACGTCGACGGCTTCGTGGAGACGAAGCTCCGGATGCTCGCCGCGTACGCGTCGCAGGCACATCGTGACTACATGGACCCCGGCCTGGTGCAGGCGACGGCGCGCTACTGGTCGCGGTTCAGTCCTGCCCTCGCGGTCGAGCCGCTGGAGACGGTGCGGGCGAGCGAGTCGCTCGCCGCCGCCGCGCAGGCGGTTCGGCCTGCCCTCGGGGACGTCGAGGTGGAGCACCTTCGCGGGGTCGACGAGTCGTGAACAGCGCTGCCACCCGGACCGCGGAGAGCGTCCGGCTTCCGGCGATCATCTCCCGCTGGTTCGAGCCGACGGCGGTGGGGCTGCGGCAGGTGCCGCTGACGGTGAGCTACGCCCTGGTGCTCGCTTCGATCACCGTCACGCACGAGGTCGGCCACACGGTGCTGCTCGTGGTGGGCGCACTGATCGTGCTCGCGGTCCAGCTCATCGGCAGCCTCGGGCGCTGGACGCAGTGGTCGCCGTGGCAGTACGCGCTGCCGCTCGCCCAGATGGTCGCGCTCGTGCTGCTCGAGCTGGGCGCCGGCGTGGAGCGCAGCTACTTCCTCAGCCTCGTGTTCATACCCGTGGCCAGCCTCGCGCTCCAACCGGGCCTGCTCGGCACCGTCCTCGCGATCGCCGGCGCGACCGCCGTCATCACCCTCGGAGTGACGACGAACCCGGACATCGAAGGCACCCCGCCCGCGATCCGGGTCTTCGTGGTCGGGATCGTCGCCGCGTTCGTCGCGATCGGCACGCACGGGGCGACTGACGCCCTGCGACGGCAGGCCGACGACCTGACATCGGCGCGCGACGAGCTGACGGCGCGCGCGAAACAGCTCGTCTCCTCGCGCGACCTGCTGCGCAGCGTCATGGCCGCCGCGACGGAGCAGGCGGTCGTCGCCACCGACGCCGACGGGACAGTGGTCGCCGTGAGCACCGGGGCGGAGCGGATGTTCGAGCGTCCGCAGGACGAGCTCCTCGGCACGTGCGTCGCTGATCTCTTCCCGCCGGGCGCGGCGGATCCGGGGGGGCCGGCGCCGGCGCGCCCGTGGGCGCGCGTGGCCGCCCTCGTCGCGGCGGCGACGGCAGACGGTGCGACGTCAGCGGAGCGCACCCTCACCCGGCGCGACGGATCGGCGCGGGCGCTGGAGGTCGTGGTGACGCGCCGACCTCCGTTGTCGGACGAGCTCCCGGCGCCCGCGCCCGGGTACCTGTTCGTCGCGACGGACGTCACCGCACGGCATGAGGCGGAGCGCCTGCAGGACGAGTTCATCGGCCTCGTGAGCCACGAGCTGAGGACCCCGCTCTCCTCGATCCTCGGCTACGTCGAGCTGCTGCAGCTCGGTGGCGCCTTGAGCGGAGAGGACGAGACGTACGTCGACGTCATCGACCGCAACGCGCGTCGCCTCCTGCGGATGGTCGACGACCTGCTCACGAGCGTGCAGCTCACGGCGGGAACGTTCACCTTCCTCCCCGAGCAGGTCGACGTCGTCGGCGTGGTCCGCGAGCTCGTCACGGACATCGAGCCGACGGCGCGGCGCGCCGAGGTCCAGGTGGTCGTGGCGGGCGACGACGCCGTCCCGCTGCGCTCCGATCCTGGGCGCCTGGGGCAGGTGGTCGGGAACGTCCTGGGCAACGCCGTGAAGTTCAGCGCGCGTGGAGCCACAGTGACGGTGAAGGTCACCGGTCTGCTCGGTGCCGACGGCCGGCGCCGCGCGCGGATCGTCGTGACCGACACGGGCAGCGGGATCGCCCCGGACGATCTCGCGCGGATCACCGAACGCTTCTACCGCTCGAGCGACGCCCGCCGACGTCGCGTGCGCGGCGTCGGCATCGGGCTGTCGGTCGTGCAGGCGATCGTGGACGCGCACGGCGGCACGATCACGATCCGGTCGCAGCCGGGAGAGGGCACAGTCGTCGAGATCGACCTGCCGGACCTGACCGGCCGACCCGCCCCCGCGGCGTCGCCAGCCGAGTGAGCGAACCACGCCCTGTGCGAACGGCGCGCCGTCAGGACGTTCCAGGCGGGTTCCAGACCGCTGCGAGCGCCGCCCAGTGCTCGGCCGACATCATCGAGTACGGCGTGACGTTGACGGAGGTGATGCCGTTCGTCGCCGCCCGGCGTACGGCGCCCGCGAGCTCCCCCGGTTCGATCGAGGTCGGGTCGTCCGCTCTCCCCTTCCACAGCCCGACCGACATCGTCAGCCGGGACATGTCGTACCCGGCCTCCGCCAGCGCCGCCGTCAGCGACTCGACGTCGTCAGGACTGCGCTGAACCGGGCCGATGTACACCCAGACGACGAGCCGGTCGGCTACCTCCAGCAGGGTGCTGTAGTCGTGGCCGCTGTCCGGCCGGCCGGCCGCCGGGTCCGTCCAGTCGACGCGCACGTCCGCGCTCAGCTCGATCTGCTCCCCTCGGCCCTCGCGGACCTCGTCCAGCGCCGCCCGGACCCGGCTGAGCAAGCCCGCGACGACGTCGGAACGCCACGTCCCGATCAGCGGGGAACCGGTGTCGATCGTCCCGTCCTCGTTCCGTGGCCAGTCCGCTTCCTGGGTCATCTCGCGGAACAGGTCGAAGTCCTCCTCCCCGAACGTGAAGCGGTCGAGGTTCAGCTCGGTGAGCTCGATCGCGTTCGGGTCGTACCGCTCGCCGAGGGCAGCCGCGTAGTCGGCGATCCGCTCGCCGACCTCGCCCCGCATCAGCTGGGTGGCGGATGCCACGTGCGTGGAACGGACACCGTTCGCGTCGATGCCGGCGAGCGAGGGATCCTCCTTGATCAGCTCGGGGGTGTAGGCGTCGATGATGAGGTTGATCTGGCGGGCGACGCCGTCCTGCGACTCGTGGAGTGCGCGGGCGGCCACGGCGAGGTGGTCGGTGCCCGGCTCCGCCGCGTACTGGGGATAGGCGGGCCAGTCGAACGCGGTGAACTCGATGCGGCCCGCGTTGAGGTGGACGGTGGTCGCGTCGACCTCGTCCAGCCGTGCGGCGACCGCGTCCCAGTCGGTCTCGTCGTCGACGACGACGTCGAAGTCCAGGCTGATCGACCGGACCTCCTCAGGCGGTGCCGCCGGACGGAACGACGGCAGCGCGTCCTCGTCGACCCACGGCCGGGCGAGCACGACGCCCACGCCGACGAGCGCCACCACGGCCGTCAGGACGACGACGGCGGTGAGGCGTCGTCGTCGTCGTCCACGAGCCCCTTCACGGACACCGTCCCGCTCCGGTCGAGCTTGTTCCATCGCTGCTCCGCCCCGCCGAGCTCCAGCCGCACGGCGTCGATCGTCACGAACGTCATCATCGCCGAGTACAGCGGCCACAGCGGGACGGTCCACAGGAAGCGGAGGTCGCCGGGGGCACGGTCGAGAGCGATCGCGAGCAGCAGCAGGGCCAGCGACAAGGGGATCCCGAGGAACAGCACCCACGGCCACAGCCCGGACGGCAGCCAGCTCGTGCCGTCCGTGAGGACCAGCACAGCCAGGACGACGACCGCGAGGACCTGGACGAACGGCAGGACCAGCTGGGCGAGGGTGTTGTAGGCAAGGTACGGCCCGAAGAAGCCGTACCGCGGGTTGCCGATCGTCCGCCGGTGCAGGTCGGTCGTCTGCAGCAGGCCGCGTGCCCAGCGCACGCGCTGCCGCCACAGGCCGCGCAGCGTCGACGGCGACTCGGCATGCACCAGTGCCCGGGGGGCGAACGTCACCCGGTACCCGCGCTCGTAGATCCGCCACGTGAGCTCGAGGTCCTCGCCGAGCGTGTCCGTGCGGAACGGGCCGGTGCGCTCCAAGACGTCGCGCCGGAACGCTCCGACGTTGCCGGAGACGATGGGGAGGGCGTGCACGACGTCGAGAGCCCGGCGCATGAGGCCCGTGCCGACGTGGCTGATGAGGGCGAGGAGCTTGGTCTGGACGCGGTCGAGGTTCACCGGGCGGTCGTTCCCGCAGACGGCCCCGACGCGCTCGTCCCGGAACCCGCGCAGCAGCTCTGTGACGGTGTCCGGGCGGAACAGGCCATCCGCGTCGACGAGCAGCAGCACCTCGCCGTGGGCGGCGGCGATGCCCGTGTTCAGGGCGGCGCCCTTTCCGGCGTTCGCCTGCCGGATCGCGCGGACCGAGGGGTGCTCGGCGGCGAGGCCTTCCATGAGTGCGAACGTGTCGTCCGTCGAGCCGTCGTCGACGCACACGACCTCGAGGTGGGGGTGATCGCTGCGCAGGATCGACCGCACGCAGTGAACGATCACCACTGCCTCGTTGTACGCCGGCACGACCACGCTCACGTGCGGTGGTTCGGGGAACATCGGGCCGACGTCGTGGGGGCCGCGCGGTGCGCGTCCGTACCGAGCCTCGAACACGAGCGCGAACGGCGTCAGCAGGAGCCGGAGGACCCCGACGACCAGCAACGTGATGCCGAAGACGAGCGCGACCGAGGTGAGGATCGCCACGCCGTCGTCACGTTCCCCAGGTCCCGAGCACGGCGTCGAGGAGCTCCGGAGCGTGCGCCGACACCGCCCCGAAGCGGGCGTTGACCTCGAGCAGGACGGGGATGCCGTCCGCGTCGCGTCGCACGTCCATGTCGAGCGGCCCGACCAGGCCGAGCGCGGCTGCGGCGTGGGCGGCGACGTCGGCCGCGTCGATCGCCTCGCCGTCTGGTACCCGGGTCACGGTCGTGGCATTCCCGACCCTGCCCTCCTTGCGCCCCGTCTTCTCGAGG includes these proteins:
- a CDS encoding protein-L-isoaspartate O-methyltransferase family protein yields the protein MAAAADRTAERERRVDDAFAAVRRAPFLPRQLRHRAGDDAPLPIGHGATCSQPRTVRDMLLLLDPRPGHRVLDVGSGSGWTTALLAHLVAPDGAVVGVDLEEELVATSRAALAHAGLLDDETSAHEPATRTTPDPASGVAVVVHVAPPHTLGWPAAAPYDRILVSAQAAREVPDALLDQLAPTGVMVIPVRGELVVVDQDEGGRRLSAHGAYRFVPLRQ
- a CDS encoding TIGR03086 family metal-binding protein — protein: MSTPSDLRPLHRTAVTISVDIVSRVRADDLDRPTPCGDWTLRDLLAHMTVQHLGFAAAARGHGGDPGLWDANPDEPDPVGAYATAAADVLDAFAADDVLTAELELPEFAPVTRYPGAQAIGFHFIDYVAHGWDVAATLGVPYEIPDDVAAAVLPLALQVPNGAGRGAPGAAFAAAIESGDGSSDLDRFLLWLGRDPAWRP
- a CDS encoding response regulator; its protein translation is MSTPIRVLLADDHAAIRAGLRLMLEQAGDVEVVGEAADGAAAVTNVRALRPDVVLMDVRMPGTDGIAATETIVGEGLADVVVLTTFDLDEYVFAALRAGAAGFLLKTTDAPALLDAVRRVAAGEGALAPEVTRRVLDAVARGPAPGGSDDPAVPHGLAELTDRERDVLACLGRGLSNAGIARELVITEATAKTHVSRVLAKLGCSSRVQAALLAREAGVV
- a CDS encoding histidine kinase gives rise to the protein MAQALGGAVVWLRRAWRDLGEDAGPTTAVWLFGLGALTIALGLVDVWGPGRGVAPAWHLVPLAVGCAAMTVRRRRPGFTLGVATVVFIADAILGGSFAVTLVLFDAIYAAERFGGTRLRRSVHLAAGVIVVGIVLASVRGGNELRDVLALGLQTGGLLGLPIWWASSVRQAAELAAAAEERARLEIERAESLERLAAAERTSAVEAERTRMARDLHDAVAGEVSAVVIHAEAALAAPPDHERDRAALTAVRAGGLAALAEMRTLIEILRARESDDDPDEQRTTPPRLTQDLPALLGGAVAVRVTGEASLQEHGLPRAVDQTAYRIVQECLTNVAKHGASPQAELSLTVDAATLEIDVSNRARPGVPTATGGHGVIGMNERATPLGGTVTAGIADDGGTWVVRARLPLPPADVRSRT
- a CDS encoding PIG-L family deacetylase, whose protein sequence is MTQDRPRALVLEDDADAAEFTRIALERFGGMDVAVVGTAGDALRLLREQHFDILVSDIELPGRSGLEILPEVRMIDPTLPVMVITAHGSVSHAVEALRKSADEFLVKPVTAMQIVERATELVRSGRERDAAGREAVLAIGAHPDDVEIGVGATLAAHAAAGDRLTILTLSPGAVGGEVTLRHAEALEAAAVVGARLVHLAFPDTRLDPADGLITAIEEVVADVRPDRVYTHTSHDRHQDHRAVHEAVQVAARQVPSLWCYQSPSSTVQFQPNRFVDVDGFVETKLRMLAAYASQAHRDYMDPGLVQATARYWSRFSPALAVEPLETVRASESLAAAAQAVRPALGDVEVEHLRGVDES
- a CDS encoding PAS domain-containing sensor histidine kinase, translated to MNSAATRTAESVRLPAIISRWFEPTAVGLRQVPLTVSYALVLASITVTHEVGHTVLLVVGALIVLAVQLIGSLGRWTQWSPWQYALPLAQMVALVLLELGAGVERSYFLSLVFIPVASLALQPGLLGTVLAIAGATAVITLGVTTNPDIEGTPPAIRVFVVGIVAAFVAIGTHGATDALRRQADDLTSARDELTARAKQLVSSRDLLRSVMAAATEQAVVATDADGTVVAVSTGAERMFERPQDELLGTCVADLFPPGAADPGGPAPARPWARVAALVAAATADGATSAERTLTRRDGSARALEVVVTRRPPLSDELPAPAPGYLFVATDVTARHEAERLQDEFIGLVSHELRTPLSSILGYVELLQLGGALSGEDETYVDVIDRNARRLLRMVDDLLTSVQLTAGTFTFLPEQVDVVGVVRELVTDIEPTARRAEVQVVVAGDDAVPLRSDPGRLGQVVGNVLGNAVKFSARGATVTVKVTGLLGADGRRRARIVVTDTGSGIAPDDLARITERFYRSSDARRRRVRGVGIGLSVVQAIVDAHGGTITIRSQPGEGTVVEIDLPDLTGRPAPAASPAE
- a CDS encoding glycosyltransferase, with protein sequence MAILTSVALVFGITLLVVGVLRLLLTPFALVFEARYGRAPRGPHDVGPMFPEPPHVSVVVPAYNEAVVIVHCVRSILRSDHPHLEVVCVDDGSTDDTFALMEGLAAEHPSVRAIRQANAGKGAALNTGIAAAHGEVLLLVDADGLFRPDTVTELLRGFRDERVGAVCGNDRPVNLDRVQTKLLALISHVGTGLMRRALDVVHALPIVSGNVGAFRRDVLERTGPFRTDTLGEDLELTWRIYERGYRVTFAPRALVHAESPSTLRGLWRQRVRWARGLLQTTDLHRRTIGNPRYGFFGPYLAYNTLAQLVLPFVQVLAVVVLAVLVLTDGTSWLPSGLWPWVLFLGIPLSLALLLLAIALDRAPGDLRFLWTVPLWPLYSAMMTFVTIDAVRLELGGAEQRWNKLDRSGTVSVKGLVDDDDDASPPSSS